The Fibrobacter sp. UBA4297 genome includes a window with the following:
- the pgk gene encoding phosphoglycerate kinase — MAKLSIEDLELAGKRVFIRVDFNVPQDKVTGEITNTKRIEAALPTIQYALDHGAAVVLASHLGRPNGERNMKYTLAPVAKKLEELIKKPVKFLSDCVGPEVEAACAAIKPGEIILLENLRFHIEEEGKRKIKNADGTETKEKADKEAVKAFRASLTKLADVYVNDAFGTAHRDHSSMTGVELPQRAAGFLMNKELKAFDQVLNNPPRPFLAILGGAKVADKIQLINNLLDKADKIIIGGGMAFTFKKVLNNIEIGSSLFDEEGAKLVPDLMAKAKAAGKEIILPVDYIAADKFAADAATKAVSDAEGIPAGWMGLDVGAESTKLFVNAIKSAKTIVWNGPAGVFEFEAFEKATKAMADAIVEATAAGAITVIGGGDTATAAKKYGADKKVTHTSTGGGASLELLEGKVLPGVAFLTDK, encoded by the coding sequence ATGGCAAAGCTTTCTATCGAAGATCTCGAACTCGCCGGCAAGCGCGTGTTCATCCGTGTTGACTTCAACGTTCCGCAGGACAAGGTGACTGGCGAAATCACCAACACCAAGCGTATCGAAGCCGCTCTCCCGACCATCCAGTACGCTCTCGATCACGGTGCAGCCGTCGTGCTCGCTTCCCACCTCGGCCGTCCGAATGGCGAAAGGAACATGAAATATACGCTCGCTCCGGTTGCAAAGAAGCTCGAAGAACTCATCAAGAAGCCTGTGAAGTTCCTCTCCGACTGCGTGGGTCCGGAAGTCGAAGCCGCCTGCGCCGCTATCAAGCCGGGTGAAATCATCCTCCTCGAAAACCTCCGCTTCCACATCGAAGAAGAAGGCAAGAGGAAGATCAAGAACGCCGATGGCACCGAAACTAAGGAAAAGGCCGACAAGGAAGCCGTGAAGGCATTCCGCGCAAGCCTCACAAAGCTCGCTGACGTTTATGTGAACGACGCATTCGGTACCGCTCACCGCGACCACTCTTCCATGACTGGTGTTGAACTTCCGCAGCGCGCTGCCGGTTTCCTCATGAACAAGGAACTCAAGGCATTCGACCAGGTGCTCAACAATCCTCCGCGTCCGTTCCTCGCTATCCTCGGCGGTGCCAAGGTCGCCGACAAGATCCAGCTCATCAACAACCTCCTCGACAAGGCCGACAAGATTATCATCGGCGGTGGCATGGCTTTCACCTTCAAGAAGGTTCTGAACAACATCGAAATCGGTTCGTCCCTGTTTGACGAAGAAGGCGCTAAGCTCGTTCCGGATCTGATGGCCAAGGCCAAGGCTGCCGGCAAGGAAATCATCCTCCCGGTTGACTACATCGCTGCTGACAAGTTCGCTGCCGATGCCGCTACGAAGGCTGTCTCTGACGCCGAAGGCATTCCGGCTGGCTGGATGGGCCTCGATGTGGGCGCCGAGTCCACCAAGCTCTTCGTGAACGCTATCAAGTCCGCCAAGACCATCGTCTGGAACGGTCCTGCAGGCGTGTTCGAATTCGAAGCCTTCGAAAAGGCTACCAAGGCTATGGCCGACGCTATCGTCGAAGCTACCGCTGCCGGCGCAATCACCGTGATCGGTGGTGGCGATACCGCTACGGCTGCCAAGAAGTACGGCGCCGACAAGAAGGTGACCCACACCTCTACGGGTGGTGGCGCTTCCCTCGAACTTCTGGAAGGCAAGGTTCTTCCGGGCGTCGCATTCCTCACGGATAAGTAA
- a CDS encoding NUDIX hydrolase: MINTTLCYIEQDGKYLLLHRIKKKNDINKDKWIGIGGKFEEWESPEDCIHREALEETGLTLIRPKYRGIVTFISDGMDQTEFMHLFTATEFTGTLKDCDEGVLEWVDKQKVKELPHWDGDLIFLALLERGEPFFSLKLTYKGSTLTEALLNEKPVTLQDFL; the protein is encoded by the coding sequence ATGATTAACACAACTCTTTGCTACATCGAACAAGACGGCAAGTACCTGTTGCTCCACCGCATCAAAAAGAAAAACGACATCAACAAGGACAAGTGGATAGGTATTGGTGGCAAGTTCGAAGAATGGGAATCACCCGAAGACTGCATCCACCGCGAAGCGCTCGAAGAGACGGGCCTCACGCTCATCCGCCCCAAATACCGCGGCATCGTCACGTTCATCAGCGACGGCATGGACCAGACCGAATTTATGCACCTCTTTACAGCGACCGAATTTACGGGCACACTCAAGGATTGCGACGAGGGCGTACTAGAATGGGTGGATAAGCAGAAAGTGAAGGAACTCCCCCACTGGGACGGCGACTTGATTTTCCTTGCGCTTCTTGAACGCGGCGAGCCATTCTTTTCACTCAAGCTCACCTACAAAGGCAGCACACTCACAGAAGCATTGCTCAACGAAAAGCCTGTTACGCTCCAGGATTTTTTGTAG
- a CDS encoding fibro-slime domain-containing protein, whose translation MKLYKWITLGALFGCSAVGFAQTQDVRTLDIVIRDFQPNHPDFENFSEESVDHIDEIYNYRSPSGTLVNTYGYDVTWYGASNFHNTCGNKNSFTKYGAGAQIGIDGLPIQRNPYLPLYLQGTSATNQVLLYGECAQKTKDAYQRDVILRGYENALNDVSGFKCPNGKTNWANEVIYTPGMVAPYLMFTKVGSDGKYDMYDGVVIQKLNPLCDNQYFEQWYLDVPGQNKRINTTMDIPKDPNSKYYIYDYNYNNGGYSPLDSINPITRERVGDKICNPSIQPNGVCDQFEPQTLSIFCPPYNYQYANSQADYLGQNTFELCKEWLNQGGPRAVNSNGSGHSAAWQAAVAYDLKTNGNLGKQHLRNYAFTMMGYASFKYKQSNQVPLHEVFEFAGDDDMWIFVDGVLVVDLGGTHLSAPGKVDIEVLARNNHGCNVLPDGTPEPLAGYSNCAGSSPLTGWADDTWHHLHFFYADRQSDGSNIYIRTSLAELAPSRYGQPTVSDVVVKVDENGKANNSMYMNVPLADSSLVAIQNSAQLGVPAMLVLREETDANGLKHTVVYGFYTTSMIGPIDKGADGQMYQFEGVVMDTSGKVIDGGLLGDDRLAFNVPYSKGLDDDGNGGNYTVQEWTQLMAWSKKMIMPGTMQPIYIASASGKHVEGFDEREKWGKISYTAVATTPVVPDDPAYDRPDFTNESEVLTNLAESNDGTIPTDMTADLVLTPIPAVSNQDPLKWAKDSAKVLMSSGPQGATNIPAGAGVVYGAGQNENKTLCYNDLSTNIPGKKSNESCTSWSFPTTQPFHVNIRVFDHLGHFVNQYSKRVTKEEFENALNGLRSSTQSAGVKVPGCGETPMYGSTGAMLATIKMYPVTDKGRLLATGPYIYQMTVVKEAYSYCYASNGNNPTTMTMPFQRTTETIRRGYRRTQKK comes from the coding sequence ATGAAATTATATAAATGGATTACCCTCGGTGCTCTGTTTGGTTGTTCCGCTGTTGGTTTTGCCCAGACCCAGGATGTCCGTACGTTGGATATTGTCATTCGAGATTTCCAGCCAAATCATCCGGACTTCGAAAATTTTTCCGAAGAATCCGTTGATCATATTGACGAAATCTATAATTACAGGTCTCCGTCTGGCACTTTAGTGAATACTTATGGCTACGATGTGACTTGGTATGGAGCCTCTAATTTTCACAATACTTGCGGTAACAAGAACTCGTTTACCAAGTATGGTGCTGGTGCTCAGATTGGTATCGATGGTCTTCCGATTCAGAGAAATCCATATCTTCCGCTATATTTGCAGGGAACCTCCGCAACTAATCAAGTGTTGCTGTATGGTGAATGTGCCCAGAAAACAAAGGACGCCTATCAGCGTGATGTTATTCTGCGTGGCTATGAAAATGCTTTGAATGACGTGAGCGGTTTCAAGTGCCCGAATGGCAAAACGAACTGGGCCAATGAAGTTATTTATACGCCTGGCATGGTGGCTCCATATTTGATGTTTACAAAAGTGGGCTCCGATGGCAAGTATGACATGTATGATGGCGTTGTCATCCAGAAGCTGAATCCCCTTTGCGATAACCAGTATTTCGAACAGTGGTATCTTGATGTTCCGGGTCAGAACAAGCGCATCAATACGACGATGGATATTCCGAAGGATCCGAATTCCAAGTACTACATCTACGACTATAATTACAATAACGGTGGTTATTCTCCTCTTGACAGTATCAACCCGATTACTCGTGAACGTGTTGGTGACAAGATTTGCAACCCATCAATCCAGCCGAATGGTGTTTGTGACCAGTTTGAGCCGCAGACGCTTTCCATTTTCTGCCCGCCATACAATTACCAGTATGCTAATTCCCAGGCTGACTATTTGGGACAGAATACATTTGAACTTTGCAAGGAATGGTTGAATCAGGGTGGTCCGCGTGCCGTCAATTCTAATGGTTCCGGACACAGTGCCGCATGGCAGGCTGCTGTTGCTTATGATCTCAAGACTAACGGCAATTTAGGTAAGCAGCACCTCCGTAACTATGCGTTTACCATGATGGGTTATGCAAGCTTCAAGTACAAGCAGTCGAACCAGGTCCCGCTGCACGAAGTTTTCGAATTCGCCGGTGACGATGACATGTGGATTTTTGTGGATGGCGTTCTTGTTGTGGACTTGGGCGGTACGCACTTGTCCGCTCCGGGCAAGGTGGATATTGAAGTTCTCGCAAGAAACAACCATGGTTGTAATGTTCTTCCGGATGGCACTCCGGAGCCTCTTGCCGGTTATTCGAACTGCGCTGGTTCGTCTCCTTTGACGGGTTGGGCTGATGATACGTGGCATCATTTGCATTTCTTCTATGCCGACCGTCAATCTGATGGTTCTAACATTTACATCCGTACATCCCTTGCAGAACTTGCTCCGTCCCGTTATGGTCAGCCGACTGTTAGCGACGTTGTCGTGAAGGTTGACGAAAATGGTAAGGCGAACAACAGCATGTACATGAACGTACCTCTCGCGGATTCGAGCCTTGTTGCTATCCAGAATTCAGCTCAATTGGGCGTCCCTGCAATGCTGGTCTTGCGTGAAGAGACTGATGCTAACGGCCTCAAGCATACTGTTGTCTACGGCTTTTACACAACATCGATGATTGGTCCTATTGACAAGGGGGCCGATGGTCAGATGTACCAGTTTGAAGGTGTTGTCATGGATACGTCCGGTAAGGTTATCGATGGTGGCCTTTTGGGCGATGACCGACTTGCTTTCAACGTTCCGTATAGCAAGGGTCTTGATGACGATGGCAACGGCGGTAACTACACGGTTCAGGAATGGACTCAGTTGATGGCATGGTCTAAGAAGATGATTATGCCTGGGACCATGCAGCCGATTTATATTGCATCTGCTTCTGGCAAGCATGTTGAAGGCTTTGATGAACGTGAAAAGTGGGGTAAGATTTCTTACACTGCTGTGGCTACGACTCCTGTGGTCCCGGATGATCCGGCTTATGACCGTCCGGACTTTACCAATGAATCTGAAGTACTTACGAACCTTGCTGAAAGCAACGATGGTACGATTCCGACCGATATGACGGCAGACCTCGTGTTGACCCCAATTCCGGCTGTGAGCAATCAGGACCCGCTCAAGTGGGCTAAGGATAGCGCTAAGGTGCTGATGTCCTCTGGTCCGCAAGGCGCTACCAATATTCCGGCTGGAGCAGGCGTTGTTTATGGTGCGGGTCAAAATGAAAACAAGACCCTTTGCTATAACGACCTTTCTACCAATATTCCTGGCAAGAAGAGCAACGAGTCTTGCACGAGCTGGTCTTTCCCGACGACTCAGCCGTTCCACGTGAACATCCGCGTGTTTGACCACCTGGGGCATTTCGTGAACCAGTATAGCAAGCGCGTGACTAAGGAAGAATTCGAAAACGCCTTGAACGGTTTGCGTTCTTCAACGCAGTCTGCAGGTGTAAAGGTTCCTGGCTGTGGCGAAACGCCGATGTATGGTTCTACAGGTGCAATGCTTGCTACAATCAAGATGTATCCGGTTACAGATAAGGGTCGCCTGCTTGCTACGGGACCGTACATCTACCAGATGACGGTTGTGAAGGAAGCTTATTCTTACTGCTACGCAAGTAACGGTAACAATCCGACTACTATGACGATGCCGTTCCAGCGTACAACTGAAACGATTCGTCGCGGTTATCGCAGAACTCAGAAAAAATAA
- a CDS encoding LptE family protein, which translates to MLYRKFISRLFVALMLALLACVFSGCYSFTASTLPSHIKTVNIHEVDDKTLDPVLANNIHTAVVDMFKRNAGGVRLVNGDANADFEITLLSYSNKPENYNSNSDVETYRVTIRVEVRFYDNVKERIIYESKSLSADGVYDVQANETEDRHGQTRAVEKLQDLIVSNALAKW; encoded by the coding sequence ATGCTTTATCGTAAGTTTATTTCGCGCTTGTTTGTTGCCTTGATGCTTGCTTTGCTGGCTTGCGTTTTTTCTGGCTGCTATAGCTTTACGGCAAGTACACTCCCGAGCCATATCAAGACGGTCAACATCCATGAAGTTGATGACAAAACCTTAGACCCGGTGCTTGCCAATAATATTCACACCGCTGTTGTCGATATGTTTAAGCGCAATGCGGGCGGTGTGCGTTTGGTGAATGGCGATGCCAATGCCGATTTTGAGATTACTTTGTTAAGCTATTCCAACAAGCCTGAAAATTACAATAGCAATAGCGATGTCGAAACCTACCGCGTGACAATCCGTGTTGAAGTCAGATTTTATGATAACGTAAAAGAAAGAATCATCTACGAGAGCAAGTCGCTTTCGGCGGATGGTGTTTATGACGTTCAGGCGAATGAGACCGAAGACCGCCATGGTCAGACGCGAGCCGTTGAAAAGCTTCAGGATTTGATAGTCTCGAACGCCCTTGCGAAGTGGTAA
- a CDS encoding ATP-binding protein produces MQNWVKEIVVDSKFENVRTLTEFVESSLEPLNPSPKAIMQIGIAIDELFSNVVRYSGSSNMKLILNVNEDVLTAKLTFIDEGVEYDPLKKTDPDVSLSAEDREIGGLGIFLVKKIMDGVEYKRDGQKNVLTVVKKLG; encoded by the coding sequence ATGCAGAATTGGGTTAAAGAAATCGTCGTAGATTCAAAATTTGAAAATGTTAGGACGTTAACGGAGTTTGTCGAAAGCTCCCTTGAACCGTTGAATCCGTCGCCTAAGGCTATTATGCAGATTGGCATTGCCATTGACGAACTGTTCAGTAATGTTGTTCGTTATTCGGGGTCGTCGAACATGAAGTTGATTTTGAACGTCAATGAAGACGTGCTGACGGCAAAGCTCACTTTTATCGACGAGGGGGTGGAATACGATCCGCTGAAGAAGACTGATCCGGATGTTTCGCTTTCTGCCGAGGATCGTGAGATTGGCGGGCTCGGAATATTCCTCGTGAAAAAGATTATGGATGGCGTTGAATACAAACGCGATGGCCAGAAGAATGTTTTAACGGTTGTTAAAAAACTTGGTTAA